Part of the Gemmatimonadota bacterium genome is shown below.
GCTCCCCATGAAGGTGAAGTGCCGCACGTGGACGTCACCCGGGACGTGAACGGCAATGGCCGGATGGACCTGGTCGTAACCGGCGACAATGGCTTCCAGATTTACGTCCAATTGGAAGACGGCGCCTTCGCCGATCCGTTTGAAACCGGCCCACCTCCCAACCTGGATCCGATCCTCGGCGCCGACGGTTACCGGTTCGACCCCTGGAGCGTGAGCCGGATCCACGAATTCGACTGTGACGGCGACGGCCGCGTCGACCTGGTGTCCTGGAACGGAAACCACTTCGAAGCGCATGTACAGGACGAACAGGGCCTCTACGACCCCGAACCATTGAATTTCACCACCGACGTGTCTTTCGATACCGATGATGTTACCTCGCTTGCCGAGGGGGAAATGACGGGCCGCGCGCTTCACTCGTTCGGCGACCTGAACAGCGACGGCATCGCCGACATGGTGGTCTACGTCCTCGAGGGAGCACGGATTAAGGACAAACGATCCGCTTACGAAGTGTATTTTGGGGCGCGCGGAGTCGAAGGCGCAGGCGGACCCGATGGAACGTTAGGGACTGGTGGCAACGGATCCGATGTGCTCGGTTCCGGCAGCCCCATCCAATTCGCGACCATGCCGGATGTCACGATACAGACCGAAAACCAGGTCCAGCTCGCTATGGAACGCCGCGATCTCGACGGGGACGGCGAAGACGACCTCGTCGTCACTTCGATCGAGAACAAGTATCTCGAAGGCGGCCTCTTCAAGCGGATCAAGGGCTTCATGGGAGATGACGTCTGGTTGAATGTCGCCTCCTACCACGTGCGCGACGGCCACATCCCGGACCGCGCCACGGCCACGCGGCGCATCCAGCTGGACGGCGCGCCGAGTCCTCGGGAGCCGGGTTGGGTTCCGTTGGAGGTCGTGCTCCAGGGCGGAAAACACGCACGACGAAGGGATCGCGAACAGTACTTGCGTGCGTTCAACAAGAACCTGTTCATTGGGGACGTGACGGGAAACGACCGCGCCGACCTGCTGATCGAGTGGACCCACCGGGAACTGCATATCTACGAGGGCGTGCCTGCCCCTGGCCTGTTTGCGGACGAGCCAAAGAAGGTGACGATCGAACTGCCCAACGACGAGGAATTCGCCTGGATGACGGACCTAAACCGGGACGGCCGCCAGGACATCGTCATGCACCATCCGTTTACGAAACGTGACGCGCACGGGGCGCCAATGGAACTGCCGGGCGCGGAGTCTCACCGCGTGACCCTGTTGATCGCGCGGTAAAAACGCCGACTATGCATTTGGAGTAACGCGTGGCAAACTTAATCGAAATGGCGGCCCACGAACTTGCGCCGCGGATCCAGTCCGGCGAGGTCACCGCGGAAGAGGTGGCCAGGGAAGTCCTCAGCCTTATCGAAGAAAAGGATCCCGCCATCAATGCCTATCTCGCAGTCGACCGGGAGGCGGTGATCGAAGACGCGCGGGACGTGGACCGTCGTATCGCTGCCGGCGAAACGACCGGACCTCTGGCCGGCGTGCCCATCGCCATCAAGGACGCCATCTGCACGAAGGACCTGGAAACCACCTGCGCTTCCCGTATCCTCGAGGGATTCGTGCCGCCCTACGACGCCACGGTCATCGCCCGGTTACGCGCGGCGGACGCCGTGATCGTCGGCAAGACCAACATGGACCAGTTCGGCATGGGGTCCTCCAACGAGAACTCCGGGTTCGACGTCTGCCGGAACCCCCTGGACACCTCCCGCGTACCGGGCGGTTCGAGCGGAGGTTCCGCCGCGGCCCTGGCGGCGGGCACGGCGGTCCTGGCCCTGGGCGAGGACACGGGCGGTTCGATCCGCCAGCCCGCGGCCTTCTGCGGCGTCGTGGGACTCAAGCCCACCTACGGACGGGTTTCCCGCTACGGCATCATCGCCTATGGTTCATCCTTCGACCAGGTCGGCCCCATGGCCCGGAACGTGGAAGACTGCGCACAGCTACTGGGCGTCATCGCCGGCCACGACCCCATGGATACCACGTCGGCATCGGAAGCGGTGCCGGACTACACGGCCACCCTAAAACAGGACATTGCCGGCCTGCGCATCGGCGTGCCCGAAGAATATCTGGCCGAGGGTCTCGACGCATCCGTGAAGGAAAGCGTAAGCCGGGCGATCGAACGCATGGAATCCCTGGGCGCCCGCGTGGAAAGCGTTCACCTGCCCCACACCGAATACGCCGTGGCCGCTTACTATATCCTGGTCACCGCGGAAGCCTCTTCCAACCTGGCCCGATATGACGGGGTAAAGTACGGGTTTCGGGGTGATCAGGATGGGGGGGCGTCGGCCACTGAAGCGCCGGCCGGAGGATCAGGGGTCGCGCCGGAGGCACCAGCGACGCCGGCCGACAGCGGAACCGGGGTCGGCGCGCCAGCGCTCGCGCCCGAAGACCGGCTGGACGCCATGTACGGATCGACCCGCAGCGGGGGGTTCGGCCTGGAGGTGAAACGCCGCATCATGCTCGGTACCTACGTGCTCAGCGCCGGCTACTACGACGCCTACTACGACAAGGCCCAGCGCGTGCGCACGCTCATCAAGGGCGACTTCGACCAGGCCTTCGAAAAGGTCGACCTTCTGGTGGCCCCCACCACGCCTACCACCGCCTTCCGCATCGGCGAGAAGATCGACGACCCGCTTCAGATGTACCTGTCCGACGTATATACCGTGCCCATCAACCTCGCCGGCGTGCCGGCCATCTCCCTGCCCTGCGGAACGGATCCCGGCGGCATGCCCATCGGCCTGCAGATCATCGGGCCCCATTTCGGCGAGGAGCGAATACTGCGGGCGGCCTTTGCCTTCGAGGAGGCGACGCGGTCATGAGCGACGCAGTGATGAAGTATGAGTCCGTGATCGGGCTGGAAGTGCACGCCCAGCTCTTGACCAACTCGAAGATCTTCTGTGGATGCCCGGTGGCCTTCGGCGGTGAGCCGAATACCCGCGTCTGCCCCATCTGCCTCGGCATGCCCGGCGTCCTGCCCGTCCTGAACCGCCGCGCCGTCGAATACACGATCCGCATGGCTCTGGCCGTGGACGGCCGTGTGGCCGAAACCAGCGCTTTTGCCCGCAAGAACTACTTCTATCCGGATCTGCCCAAGGGCTACCAGATCTCGCAGTACGACCGGGCGGGCGAGCCCATTTCCCTGGCCGGCGGCATCGAGATCGAGGGCGAAGACGGCCCCCGTTTCGTCCGGCTCCGGCGGATCCACCTGGAGGAAGAAGCCGGAAAGTCCATCCACAATGAACCCGGGTACGATCCCGACCTGAGCTACATCGATTTCAACCGGACGGGCGTGCCCCTCATGGAGATCGTCAGCGAACCCGACATCCGCAGCCCCCGCGAAGCCTCGGTCTACCTCGCCCGGCTGCGGCAGATCCTGCAGTACATCGGCGTCTGCGACGGCAACATGGATGAGGGAAGCCTGCGCTGCGACGCCAACGTGTCCATCCGCAAGCCCGGCGATCCCCTGGGCGAACTCGTCGAGATCAAGAACATGAACTCCATGCGCTCCATGGAACGGGCCCTGGAATTTGAAATCGCCAGGCAGTCCGAACTGCTCGATGACGGCGGCACCGTCGCACGCCAGACCCGCCTGTGGGACGAGGAGAAACGGGAGACCTTTCCCATGCGGTCGAAGGAAGAAGCCCACGACTACCGGTACTTCCCCGACCCCGATCTCGTCACCGTCGAGATCACCCGATCCTGGGTGGACGAGATCGGCGAAGACCTGCCCGAACTCCCCGATGTGCGCATGCAGCGTTTCGTCGAAGCGTACGAACTGCCGCAGGACATGGCGCGGCAACTGACGGAGAACCGGACCCGGGCCGACTACTTCGAGGCATGCGTCTCTCATGCGGTCGGCAAAGCAACGGGTGGAACGGCCGGCGAAGCATCAGATGAAGCAATGGAAGGATCGGCCGGCGACGCGCGCACCGTCAGCAACTGGATGCTCAGTGAACTCCTGCGTGTCCAGCACGAACGCCGCATGGACCAGGAGACCCTCGAAGCCCGCATTCCACCCGATCACCTGGCCCAGCTCCTCGGACAGATCAAGAAAGGCAAGATCAGCGGCAAGATCGGCAAGGACGTCCTCGACATCATGGCCGAAACCAGCAAGGCACCGGCCAAGGTCATCGAGGAACAGGGCCTCGTGCAGATCTCGGATACCGGCGAACTCGAAGGCGTCGTCGACGGTATCCTCGCCGAACATCCCGACGACGTGGCCGAATACCGGGCCGGCAAGACCAAGCTCCTCGGCTTCTTCATGGGCCAGGTCATGCGCGCGACCCAGGGCAAGGCGAATCCGAAGATGGTGAACGAGTTGCTCCGGAAGAAGCTGGCGGAAGGTTGAGACCGTTCGTAGGTATCAACCGGAATCCGTGATCTTCAGCAGGCCCTCGACGCGGCCGAGCCTACCGTTCATGTCGTGCATTTCCTCCCGGATGGCGGTAACTTCCGTGCGCACGGACGCGATCTCTCCCTTTAACTCCTCCTTCATTTCCTTCATATCGGACTTAAGTTCGTTGCTGATGGCCTTTGTCTGTTTCCAGATAAAGATAAAGGCCGTCAGCAGCGTGACCGGGGTGATGAGAAGTTGGGCAAGTTCCATCAGAGTCATTCCTCCTCTTAGATTGGGGGCGCAGTTTGGCGGTTATTCCAGGTCCGTTTGTCAGTACATTTTTCTTTGTTGACGTTTGTTACTCATTGCTTGATCGTGCGACGTCGGAGGTCATCAGCAGGCCTTCGACGCGGCTGAGACGTCCGTTCATGTCGTGCATTTCTACACGAATGGAAGCGACTTCCTTGCGAATCGATGTTGTTTCTTCCTTAAACTCCTCCTTCAGTTCTTTCATATCTGTTTTCAGTTCTGACTTCAAATCCCTCATATCTGCCTTCAATTCCCGCCTCAGTTCTTCCCTGCCGGTTTTGGCCTGCTTCCAGAAGAAGATGAATGCCATCAACAAGGTGGTTGGTGTGACAAGAAGCTGTGCAATTTCCATGATCTTCCCTCCAATCTGTGAGGGACACAGTCCGGCAATCGATCCAGCCATTCTCGTCCCGGCCATGGCGCGAGAAGGAATTCGACTACTTCTTACGTAGTTTTTCAAAGTCCAGGGTCATCAACAGACCCTCGACGCGGCCGAGACGTCCGTTCATGTCGTGCATTACTTCCCGGATGGATGAAACATCGTTACGAACGGCCTTGATGTCTTCCTTTAACTCTCTTTTCAGTTCGTTGCTGATAGCTTTGGTCTGTTTCCAAAAAAAGATAAAGGCCGTCAGCAATGTGACCGGGGTTATGAGCAACTGAGCAAGTTCCATGTTCAATATCCTCCCATGCAGTTTGGGTGAATGGTCTCATTCGGGCTTCGAATCGATGTGAGCGACCAACGCTCTTTTACGAATCAGTCGTAGAAATCGTAGCAAATCTGGAAACAATCGTGTGAAAATGAGGTTTTTGTGCGGGCTTGAGTAACCGAGGCGACTGTAGTGCGGATCCAGAAAGCGGATGAAGACGAGAGGTGTTTTGCGGGAGAAACAGGAGAGGAACAGGTCGATCCGGCGGTGGGAATCTCCGGTTGAGTCACTAGACGATCTTGTTTCGTGTATACTTTGTAGATACCTTGTTTACCGTATCCTAGGATGGGGTTGATCGAAAGTACCTGGCTTCACTTCACAGAATGAGGATCCCATGTTCCCCGAACAGGCCATTGAAAAACGCCAACAACTGCTGCGCGACGGCTTCTGCGTGGTCGACGATATCCTCGGCAGTGCTTTCCTTCAGGAGCTGCGTATCGAAACCGAGCGCATGATGGAAAACTGGGTGCCGCCACCCGATGTCAGGTACCAGGGCCAGCACGTCACCGCGCAGGGGACTGAGAACCCGACCATTCAGAAGCTGCTCGACTGGCCCGCCACGCGGCGCGCCCTTGAACAGATGGGTCTGGGCGACTTTGCCAGCACCGGTGGGGTCATCCTTCTCACCAAGGATCCGGGAGAACCGGCACTGTACTGGCACCAGGACTGGATGCAGTGGAACGATCCGATGAGTTGCTCTCCCTGGCCGCAGATCATCTTCGTATCGTATTACCTGAGCGATACGTCGCGAGAGAACGGATGCCTGAAGATCATACCGGGCACCCACCTGAAGCGCATCCCGCTGCACGACCAGCTGGTGCCGGCTCATGAGCAGGGCGCCCGCTTCATTGCCGAAGACCATCCCACCATGTTCAGCGACCACCCCGACCAGGTCGAGGTCTGCGTCAAGGCCGGTGACCTGGTACTGGCCGATGCCCGCGTGCTGCATTCGGCGCATCGGAACTTGACCGACGAGCGCCGTACTCTGGTACTGGCCTGGCACCGGCGCCCCGACACCGTGCCGGCCTATTGGACCGATCCGGTGCCGACCATCATCGCCGAGCGCGACCCTGAGATGGAGTATCCAGGATCCAGGATTCCGGGTGAACTTTTGCAGTAGGAGTGAGGTAAATCAGTTGGAAAGGCGTGGAAGTCGACTGAAGCAGATGTGAAATGAGTAAACCATGTTGTAAGATTTCAAAGTTTTTTGATGACATGGTATACATTTTTCATACAAACGAGCGCATAGTTAACATGGGCGCACCCTCAAGATTACAAACAGTTGCATTTGTTTGACAAAGGTGTTGCCTGGCAACTAAAGACACACAAAGCCCCCATGCCCCGTAACTGGTCTGAAAGCGAAATCGCCGCCATCGTAGAAGACTATTTCGAGATGCTCGCGCTCGAGCTCGAAGGGCGCCGTTACAACAAGACCGAGCATCGACGTGCGCTCATGCACACCATCGAACGTAACCATGGATCGATTGAGCGCAAGCACATGAACATCAGCGCGGTGTTGGCCGTTCTCGGTCTTCCCTATATCAATGGGTACAAACCTTACAGCAACTTTCAGCAGGCCTTGTTCGAGGCGGTGCAGGCACGACTTCATGATGACGCTGTTCTTTATGCGTCTCTGACGGGCGAGGCTGCCGCAGTAGGGGAACCTTTACCCGAGTTTCGCATTGATACGGAACAGATTGTAGACCCGGAACGAGTCTATGTAGACGCGCCGTTACCTCTGGAAGTCACAGATCCGCAATTGCCGGCAGACATCAGCAGGATTGTACGGAAGTTCGAACCTCCCGCCGAACGGGATGCCCGCAATCGAATGCTAGGAAAGGCAGGCGAGGAGTTCGTATTCGAATTGGAGAGGAAGAGGTTGTCCATGCTGGGCAGGCAGGACCTTGCGGACAATGTACGTTGGGTCGCCCGGGACGATGGGGATGGTTTCGGCTTCGACATCCTGTCTTTCCATGGTTCAGGCACAGGTTACAAGGCCAGCCGCGAGCGCTGGCTGGAGATCAAAACGACGAACGGTCCGAAGACCACCCCGTTTTTCATTACCAGGAACGAACTGAGCGTATCCGAGGAAAACCCGGAAATCTTCAGGGTCGTAAGGTTATACGATTTCCGGAGAAGGGCACGAGCCTACCGCCTGGAACCGCCGCTGGAGGATCGAGTTCGTCTTACGCCTGCAATTTACAGGGCTTACCCCTGAATCCTGCCCGTTTTGTATTGATAATCAGCCCAATTGACCTAACTTAGCGTCATCAGGTCAACCAACCGTCCATTCTACCGGCCATCGCGTTTCCATTCCGAACAACCGGGGATAAGTCCGTATGCCGAGTAATACCTTCATGGTCCGAATCCTACGTACATCCCTTGTGGCAGTGGCCTTACTCACTGCATATCCCCCGGACCAGGCATCGGCCCAGAACCAGACGATCACCGTCGTCAGCTTCGGCGGCTCCTACTCCCGCGCCTGCGAGAAGGGCTACCACGAGCGGTTCGAAGCGGAAACGGGTATCAAGATCAACTTCGAGGACTACAACGGCGGGCTGGCGCAGATCCGCGCGCAGGTGGACGTGGGAAATGTATACTGGGACGTAGTTGACATGAATATCGCCGATATCGTCCGGGGTTGCGATGAAGGACTGCTCGTTCCGATCAACATCGACGGTTTTTCTCCGGGCGCTGATGGCACGCCGGCCGTGGACGACTTCGTTGAAGGTACGATTTCGGAATGCGGCGTGACGACCCTGTTCTTTTCGACGGTTATTGCGTACAACGACAAACGCATCGGCGACATGAAGCCCAAGACCGTCGACGACTTCTTCGACCTGGAAAAGTTCCCGGGCCGCCGGGGCATGCGGCGCGTTCCGCGGGTCAATCTCGAATTCGCGCTGATGGCGGACGGGGTGCCGCTGGACAAGGTGTACGCCACGCTGGACACCGAGGAGGGCATCGCCCGGGCCTTCCGCAAGCTGGATACCATCAAGGAACACATCATATGGTGGGAGACCGGGGCCCATCCGCCGCAGTTGCTGGCCGACGGCGAGGTGGTGATGACCACGGCCTACAACGGGCGCATCTTCAACGCCCAGGTGCTGGAGGATCAGCCTTTTGTCATCGTTTGGGACGGGCAGGTCCTGGATACGAGCGGGTTCGGCATCGTCGAAGGCACGCGCAACCTTGAATCCGCGCTTCGGTTTTTCGACTTCGCCGCCACGGCGGAGTCCATGGCCGGCCTCGCCCGGTACATCGCCTACAGCCCGACGCGCCGTTCCGCCATGCCCCTGATCTCGACCCACGCCGAAAAGGGGGTGGACATGCGGCCGCACATGCCCACGACACCGGAGAACGCGGCGCGCGCCCTGCACAACGACTGGGAATGGTGGAGCGACAACGGCGAAGAGATGAACGAACGATTCAGCACGTGGCTGGCCCGGTGAAGAGAGAAGACCGTATACCGAGCAGTTGCCCCATGATTCGAATTGTCCTGTCGGCCCTGGTGGTATCGGCCTGGCTCTCTGCATATCCCCCGGGCCAGGTATCCGCACAGAACCAGACGATCACCGTCGTCAGCTTCGGCGGTTCTTACGCTCGGGCCTGCGATATAGCCTACCACGAACGGTTCGAGGCGGAAACAGGCATAGGCATAAACCTGGAGGACTACACCGGAGGATTGGCGCAGATCCGTGCCCAGGTGGAGATGGGTAACGTGTTCTGGGATGTTGTCGATCTGAATATGCCCGAACTCGTCCGGGGTTGCGACGAAGGGCTGCTCGTTCCCGTTAGTATCGACGACCTGCCAAAGGGCGCCGACGGCGCGTCCGCGGCGGATGATTTCGTCGAGGGTACGATCACCGAATGCGGCGTAACCAAGTTGTTCTTTTCGAGAATGATCGCGTACAACGACGCGCGAATTGGCGACGTGAAACCCACCACAATAGCCGACTTCTTCGATCTGGAAAAGTTTCCGGGCAGACGGGGAATGAAACGTTCGCCCGTGGCCAACCTCGAGTTTGCCCTAATGGCTGACGGCGTTCCGCGGGAGGATGTATATACCACGCTTGACACCGAGGAAGGGGTACGCCGTGCGTTCCGCAAACTGGACACGATCAAGGAACAGATCGTATGGTGGGAGACGGCGGCCCATCCCCCGCAGATGCTGGCCGACGGTGAGGTGACGATGACCACGGCAGCCAATGGACGTATTTTCAACGCCCAGGAGCTTGAGGGACAACCCTTCATCATACTCTGGGACAGCCAGATTCTGTATACGAGCGGGTACGGCATCGTCGAAGGCACGCGCAACCTCGAAGCCGCACGCCGGTTTCTCGACTTCGCCAGCCGGGCGGAGTCCATGGCCGGCCTCGCCCGGTACATCGCCTACAGCCCGACGCGCCGTTCCGCCATGCCGCTGATCTCGACCCACGCCGAGACGGGGGTGGACATGCGACCGCACATGCCCACGAGTCCGGAGAACGCGGCGCGCGCGCCGCACGACGACTGGGAATGGTGGAGCGACAACGGCGAAGAGATGAACGAGCGGTTCAGCACGTGGCTGGCGCGGTGATTTAACACTCCATCGCACGACCGGCCACCGGCCCGGTGAGGAGACCTAAATGCCCCTTGCAATGACGCCCCAGCAGGCCCAAGACTTTGACGAGAAGGGCTTTATAGTTCTCGAGGAATTCTTCGACCAGGCCGAACTCGACCGGTTGCTTGCGGCCATCGACGAGGTGGGCGACCGGATAAGATCAGAGAAGGAACTGGGCCCCGATGACCCCTATGCCGTGCGCAACGCATTGGCCCATCACGAGGCCTTTCTCGATCTCATCGACCACCCGCGCATGCTGCCCCTGGTGGTGGACGCCATCGGCTGTAACATCCAGATCCGTACTACGCACCTGGACTACCGGCCGCCCTATCCCGAGGACCTGAAGGGCCGCATTTCGGGCGTCGGCAAGGGCGAAGACCACCAGGCGGGGTACCGCAACGTCGGCTGGCATCCCGATCTGGCGAGCGACGACCTGTTCCTGGGGCCTTCCCTCGATGGACGCCTTCCGTTCATGGAGATCAAGGTCTTCTACGTGCTCTACGACATGACCGGATCCAACTGCGGCAACCTGTGGCTGGTGCCGGGCAGTCACCGGCGCAGGCCCGCGGAACTGCGGGAGCGGGAAAACGGGACGGATCCGGAAGGGGCGGTCGAACTCAGGCTGCCCATCGGTTCGGCCGTGTTGTGGCGCACCGCGGTGTGGCACTGCGTCGGCCCCAACCTCTCGCGGAAGACGCGCAAGATCATGCACGTGGGGTACCATTACCGCTGGCTTCGGCCGACCGACTACAACGAGCAGGACCCCGGGCTCATCGAACGAAGCTCGCCCGTCCGGCGGCAGCTGCTGGGCGCTCTTTCCCCGAAGGGCGATCCGATGGGACCGGACCCGGGCTACCATCCCGCGTCGCGGCATTGGATGTCGGAAGACAAAGACGACGTACCGCTCCGCGAATGGGCGGAGGCGAGGGAGCCGGGCTGAGCAACACGGGCACCGCCTGTGTCGACCTACTCTCCCCGAGCGCTCGACCCGTTCTACTTCGGCGGTCCTTACGACGCCTCAATACGCCCCCTTAACCTTCCCGAACCACCCCCGTAGCGGGTCTCCCAACTCCTCCATGTAGCGTTCCATCCGCCCTTTCAGGTCCCGGCGCACGGCGTCGTAGGCCGGATCGCCGTACACGTTGTCGAGCTGATAGGGGTCGCGCTTCAGATCGTACAACTCGCCGGGATCGGTGGCGTTGAAGGTGAACTGGTGGTTTCGGGTGCGGACCATCCGCTGGTTGGCGACGGTGAAATGGCGGTCGAACACGCAGTAGACTTCTTCGCGGCCGTTCGAAAAGGGACGTCCCTCGATGGCCTGGAGGAAGGACTGGCCGTCGAGATCCGCGGGCACATCGAGACCCGCGGCGTCGAGGGATGACTGCATGATTTCGTGGAGGTAGACGAACTCGCCGCAGGCCGTGCCGGGTGCCTGGCATTCGGGATGGGCGATGACGAGGGGAATGCGGTAGATCTCGTCGTACATGAACTCGCCCTTCTCGATCAGCTTGTGCGCGCCGAGGCAGTCCCCGTGATCGGACGTATATACAATGATGGTGTTGTCGAGCTCGCCCAGTTTCTCCAGGTGCGCCACGACCCGTCCCACCATGTCGTCGATGAGTGTGCAGTGCCCGAAGTAGCGCGCCGCGATTTCCTGGAATCCCTCCCAGCCGTAGTCGCCCAGCCCCCACATGTGTTCGATCAGCTGCTGGCGGTAGGGCTTATTCTCGAAGGTCTCGGCGTATCCCGGGTGTTCCGGTATAGCCTTCGGATCGTACATGGAAAAGTACGGCTCCGGGACCAGCGAAGGGCTGTGCGGTCCCCAGAAATTGGCCCACAGGTAGAAGGGCTCCTCGCCGGCGGCCACCTCGTCGAGCACGCGGATGGCTTCCTCGGCGACGTAATACTCGATGCACGACTCGACCGGCCCCTCGTGCAGGGCGAACATCTCCTGCCGCTGGTTCGCGGGATTGGTGCCGACGTAGCGGTGCGAAACCGTGGGCGGCGGGTCGAAACCGTGCTCTCTCAGAAAGTCGGCGTAATGGTTGTGACTGCTTAGGCTGCCGCCGAACTGCAGACCGGGCAGCAGATTCCCCCCGGGGAAGCCGTAACCCATGAAGTCCTTGCCCGTGAACCCGTAGCCCGTCGGACCGGTCTCCTGGTCCACGTGCCACTTGCCGGCGTATCCGCAGCGATAACCTGCATCCGACAGGT
Proteins encoded:
- a CDS encoding VCBS repeat-containing protein is translated as MLAVALFLTGGYVHAGQANTAAQPAGYAFDSYEIDIGPAVRQTVLTGYLLGGETAELAVVTVDEDGSRRLRIYGYEGEPSEGGPGEAETRTSSSANGTWALRMDTRLRPGVTFVDIARIDGRDRLIIGEPGRLNAWDPGSDTEHELVSVMPAATVTTVKSGATGFRAPHEGEVPHVDVTRDVNGNGRMDLVVTGDNGFQIYVQLEDGAFADPFETGPPPNLDPILGADGYRFDPWSVSRIHEFDCDGDGRVDLVSWNGNHFEAHVQDEQGLYDPEPLNFTTDVSFDTDDVTSLAEGEMTGRALHSFGDLNSDGIADMVVYVLEGARIKDKRSAYEVYFGARGVEGAGGPDGTLGTGGNGSDVLGSGSPIQFATMPDVTIQTENQVQLAMERRDLDGDGEDDLVVTSIENKYLEGGLFKRIKGFMGDDVWLNVASYHVRDGHIPDRATATRRIQLDGAPSPREPGWVPLEVVLQGGKHARRRDREQYLRAFNKNLFIGDVTGNDRADLLIEWTHRELHIYEGVPAPGLFADEPKKVTIELPNDEEFAWMTDLNRDGRQDIVMHHPFTKRDAHGAPMELPGAESHRVTLLIAR
- the gatA gene encoding Asp-tRNA(Asn)/Glu-tRNA(Gln) amidotransferase subunit GatA; amino-acid sequence: MANLIEMAAHELAPRIQSGEVTAEEVAREVLSLIEEKDPAINAYLAVDREAVIEDARDVDRRIAAGETTGPLAGVPIAIKDAICTKDLETTCASRILEGFVPPYDATVIARLRAADAVIVGKTNMDQFGMGSSNENSGFDVCRNPLDTSRVPGGSSGGSAAALAAGTAVLALGEDTGGSIRQPAAFCGVVGLKPTYGRVSRYGIIAYGSSFDQVGPMARNVEDCAQLLGVIAGHDPMDTTSASEAVPDYTATLKQDIAGLRIGVPEEYLAEGLDASVKESVSRAIERMESLGARVESVHLPHTEYAVAAYYILVTAEASSNLARYDGVKYGFRGDQDGGASATEAPAGGSGVAPEAPATPADSGTGVGAPALAPEDRLDAMYGSTRSGGFGLEVKRRIMLGTYVLSAGYYDAYYDKAQRVRTLIKGDFDQAFEKVDLLVAPTTPTTAFRIGEKIDDPLQMYLSDVYTVPINLAGVPAISLPCGTDPGGMPIGLQIIGPHFGEERILRAAFAFEEATRS
- the gatB gene encoding Asp-tRNA(Asn)/Glu-tRNA(Gln) amidotransferase subunit GatB, which translates into the protein MKYESVIGLEVHAQLLTNSKIFCGCPVAFGGEPNTRVCPICLGMPGVLPVLNRRAVEYTIRMALAVDGRVAETSAFARKNYFYPDLPKGYQISQYDRAGEPISLAGGIEIEGEDGPRFVRLRRIHLEEEAGKSIHNEPGYDPDLSYIDFNRTGVPLMEIVSEPDIRSPREASVYLARLRQILQYIGVCDGNMDEGSLRCDANVSIRKPGDPLGELVEIKNMNSMRSMERALEFEIARQSELLDDGGTVARQTRLWDEEKRETFPMRSKEEAHDYRYFPDPDLVTVEITRSWVDEIGEDLPELPDVRMQRFVEAYELPQDMARQLTENRTRADYFEACVSHAVGKATGGTAGEASDEAMEGSAGDARTVSNWMLSELLRVQHERRMDQETLEARIPPDHLAQLLGQIKKGKISGKIGKDVLDIMAETSKAPAKVIEEQGLVQISDTGELEGVVDGILAEHPDDVAEYRAGKTKLLGFFMGQVMRATQGKANPKMVNELLRKKLAEG
- a CDS encoding phytanoyl-CoA dioxygenase family protein, producing the protein MFPEQAIEKRQQLLRDGFCVVDDILGSAFLQELRIETERMMENWVPPPDVRYQGQHVTAQGTENPTIQKLLDWPATRRALEQMGLGDFASTGGVILLTKDPGEPALYWHQDWMQWNDPMSCSPWPQIIFVSYYLSDTSRENGCLKIIPGTHLKRIPLHDQLVPAHEQGARFIAEDHPTMFSDHPDQVEVCVKAGDLVLADARVLHSAHRNLTDERRTLVLAWHRRPDTVPAYWTDPVPTIIAERDPEMEYPGSRIPGELLQ
- a CDS encoding DUF3883 domain-containing protein, producing MPRNWSESEIAAIVEDYFEMLALELEGRRYNKTEHRRALMHTIERNHGSIERKHMNISAVLAVLGLPYINGYKPYSNFQQALFEAVQARLHDDAVLYASLTGEAAAVGEPLPEFRIDTEQIVDPERVYVDAPLPLEVTDPQLPADISRIVRKFEPPAERDARNRMLGKAGEEFVFELERKRLSMLGRQDLADNVRWVARDDGDGFGFDILSFHGSGTGYKASRERWLEIKTTNGPKTTPFFITRNELSVSEENPEIFRVVRLYDFRRRARAYRLEPPLEDRVRLTPAIYRAYP
- a CDS encoding ABC transporter substrate-binding protein translates to MVRILRTSLVAVALLTAYPPDQASAQNQTITVVSFGGSYSRACEKGYHERFEAETGIKINFEDYNGGLAQIRAQVDVGNVYWDVVDMNIADIVRGCDEGLLVPINIDGFSPGADGTPAVDDFVEGTISECGVTTLFFSTVIAYNDKRIGDMKPKTVDDFFDLEKFPGRRGMRRVPRVNLEFALMADGVPLDKVYATLDTEEGIARAFRKLDTIKEHIIWWETGAHPPQLLADGEVVMTTAYNGRIFNAQVLEDQPFVIVWDGQVLDTSGFGIVEGTRNLESALRFFDFAATAESMAGLARYIAYSPTRRSAMPLISTHAEKGVDMRPHMPTTPENAARALHNDWEWWSDNGEEMNERFSTWLAR
- a CDS encoding ABC transporter substrate-binding protein, whose product is MIRIVLSALVVSAWLSAYPPGQVSAQNQTITVVSFGGSYARACDIAYHERFEAETGIGINLEDYTGGLAQIRAQVEMGNVFWDVVDLNMPELVRGCDEGLLVPVSIDDLPKGADGASAADDFVEGTITECGVTKLFFSRMIAYNDARIGDVKPTTIADFFDLEKFPGRRGMKRSPVANLEFALMADGVPREDVYTTLDTEEGVRRAFRKLDTIKEQIVWWETAAHPPQMLADGEVTMTTAANGRIFNAQELEGQPFIILWDSQILYTSGYGIVEGTRNLEAARRFLDFASRAESMAGLARYIAYSPTRRSAMPLISTHAETGVDMRPHMPTSPENAARAPHDDWEWWSDNGEEMNERFSTWLAR
- a CDS encoding phytanoyl-CoA dioxygenase family protein codes for the protein MPLAMTPQQAQDFDEKGFIVLEEFFDQAELDRLLAAIDEVGDRIRSEKELGPDDPYAVRNALAHHEAFLDLIDHPRMLPLVVDAIGCNIQIRTTHLDYRPPYPEDLKGRISGVGKGEDHQAGYRNVGWHPDLASDDLFLGPSLDGRLPFMEIKVFYVLYDMTGSNCGNLWLVPGSHRRRPAELRERENGTDPEGAVELRLPIGSAVLWRTAVWHCVGPNLSRKTRKIMHVGYHYRWLRPTDYNEQDPGLIERSSPVRRQLLGALSPKGDPMGPDPGYHPASRHWMSEDKDDVPLREWAEAREPG